Genomic segment of Dromaius novaehollandiae isolate bDroNov1 chromosome 6, bDroNov1.hap1, whole genome shotgun sequence:
gcggtctggatgcctgtccgattccagacctatcgacaggtttcgatatcgatatcgatatcgaaccctgtcgataggcccgaaatccgctggttgtgcgcaggcgtgcctagcttttgctctggggtggaggtggctcttgggaggcaccgctgcctatcgacattgaccgtttttgctaccgacgggcctggatgagtgtcgatttcgctcccgatggctgggacgtgacatgcacagcgatcgatccctcctGGTGCGCATCGACGCATCTCGATGtctggaggccctgaggcctgtggatttccctagctccttgcagggatccacagcactaggtgctgatagttgtggcaaactgtggagatggatccgtgccggtagccgtcgataccgctggctctcgccaggcgtctgtggcttttgctctggggcctgttgtgctcgtggtagccatcgaaggggatcgacatcgagcgctctcaatattgagcagtctggatgcctgtccgattccagacctatcgacagggttcgatatcgatatcgatatcgaaccctgtcgataggcctgaaatccgctggttctgcgcaggcgtgcctagcttttgctctggggtggaggtggctcttgggaggcgccgctgcctatcgacattgaccgtttttcctaccgacgggccttgatgagtgtcgatttccctACGGATCCCGGGgtcgtgacatgcacagcgatcgatccatgtcggTGCGCAtcgatccctctcgatgtcgagaggcctcgaggcctgtggatttccgtagctccttgcagggatccacagcactaggtgctgatagttgtggcaaactgtggagatggatccgtgccggtagccgtcgataccgctggctttcgccaggcgtctgtggcttttgctctggggccgcttttgctcgtggtagccatcgaaggggatcgacatcgagcgctctcaatattgagcggtctggatgcctgtccgattccagacctatcgacaggtttcgatatcgatatcgatatcgaaccctgttgataggcccgaaatccgctggttctgcgcaggagtgcctagcttttgctctggagtggaggtggctcttgggaggcaccgctgcctatcgacattgaccgtttttcctaccgacgggccttcatgagtgtcgatttcgctcccgatcgctgggacgtgacatgcacagcgatcgatccatctcggtgcgcatcgatgcgtctcgatgtcgagaggcctcgaggcctgtggatttccgtagctccttgcagggatccacagcactaggtgctgatagttgtggcaaactgtgcagatcgatccgtgccggtagccgtcgataccgctggctctcgccaggcgtctgtggcttttgctctggggccgcttttgctggtggtagccatcgaaggggatcgacatcgagcgctctcagtattgagcggtctggatgcctgtccgattccagacctatcgacaggtttcgatatcgctATCgctatcgaaccctgtggataggcccgaaatccgctggttctgcgcaggtgtgcctagcttttcctctggggtggaggtggctcttgggaggcgccgctgcctatcgacattgaccgtttttcctaccaacgggccttgatgagtgtcgatatccctcccgatcgctgggacgtgacatgcacagcgatcgatccgtctcggtgcgtatcgatgcctctcgatgtcgagaggcctcgaggtctgtggatttccgtagctccttgcagggatccacagcactaggtgctgatagttgtggcaaactgtggagatggatccgtgccggtagccgtcgataccgctgactctcgccaggcatctgtggcttttgctctggggccgcttttgctggtggtagccatcgaaggggatcgacatcgagcgctctcaatattgagcggtctggatgcctgtccgattccagacctatcgacagggttcgatatcgatatcgaaccctgtggataggcccgaaatccgctggttctgcgcaggcgtgcctagcttttgctctggggtggaggtggctcttgggaggcaccgctgcctatcgacattgaccgtttttcctaccgacgggccttgatgagtgtcgattttgctcccgatcgctgggacgtgacatgcacagcgatcgatccgtctcggtgcgcatcgatgcgtctcgatgtcgagaggcctcgaggcctgtggatttccgcagctccttgcagggatccacagcactaggtgctgatagttgtggcaaactgtgcagatggatccgtgccggtagccgtcgataccgctggctctcgccaggcgtctgtggcttttgctctggggccgcttttgctggtggtagccatcgaaggggatcgacatcgagcgctctcaatattgagcggtctggatgcctgtccgattccagacctatcgacagtttttgatatcgatatcgaaccctgttgataggcccgaaatccgctggttctgcgcaggcgtgcctagcttttgctctggggtggaggtggctcttgggaggcaccgctgcctatcgacattgaccgtttttgctaccgacgggccttgatgagtgtcgatttcgctcccgatcgctgggacgtgacatgcacagcgatcgatccgtctcggtgcgtatcgatgcctatcgatgtcgagaggcctcgaggcgtgtggatttccgcagctccttgcagggatccacagcactaggtgctgatagttgtggcaaactgtgcagatggatccgtgccggtagccgtcgataccgctggctctcgccaggcgtctgtggcttttgctgtggggccgcttttgctggtggtagccatcgaaggggatcgacatcgagcgctctcaatattgagcggtctggatgcctgtccgattccagacctatcgacagggttcgatatcgatatcaatatcgaaccctgtggataggcccgaaatccgctggttctgcgcaggcgtgcctagcttttgctctggggtggaggtggctcttgggaggcaccgctgcctatcgacattgaccgtttttcctaccgacaggccttgacgagtgtcgatttcgctcccgatcgctgggacgtgacatgcacagcgatcgatccatgtcggtgcgcatcgatgcctatcgatgtcgagaggcctcgaggcctgtggatttccgcagctccttgcacggatccacagcactaggtgctgatagttgtggcaaactgtggagatggatccgtgccggtagccgtcgataccgctggctctcgccaggcgtctgtggcttttgctctggggccgcttttgctggtggtagccatcgaaggggatcgacatcgagcgctctcaatattgagcagtctggatgcctgtccgattccagacctatcgacagggttcgatatcgatatcgatatcgaaccctgtcgataggcccgaaatccgctggttctgcgcaggcgtgcctagcttttgctctggggtggaggtggctcttgggaggcaccgctgcctatcgacattgaccgtttttcctaccgacgggccttgatgagtgtcgatttcgctcccgatcgctgggacgtgacatgcacagcgatcgatccatgtcggTGCGCATCGAtccctcttgatgtcgagaggcctcgaggcctgtggatttccgtagctccttgcagggatccacagcactaggtgctgatagttgtggcaaactgtggagatggatccgtgccggtagccgtcgataccgctggctttcaccaggcatctgtggcttttgctctggggccgcttttgctcgtggtagccatcgaaggggatcgacatcgagcgctctcagtattgagcggtctggatgcctgtccgattccagacctatcgacagggttcgatatcgatatcgatatcgaaccctgtcgataggcctgaaatccgctggttctgcgcaggcgtgcctagcttttgctctggggtggaggtggctcttgggaggcgccgctgcctatcgacattgaccgtttttcctaccgacgggccttgatgagtgtcgatttccctACGGATCCCGGGgtcgtgacatgcacagcgatcgatccatgtcggTGCGCAtcgatccctctcgatgtcgagaggcctcgaggcctgtggatttccgtagctccttgcagggatccacagcactaggtgctgatagttgtggcaaactgtggagatggatccgtgccagtagccgtcgataccgctggctttcgccaggcgtctgtggcttttgctgtggggccgcttttgctggtggtagccatcgaaggggatcgacatcgagcgctctcaatattgagcggtctggatgcctgtccgattccagacctatcaacAGGGGTCGATATCAATATGGTGGAAAGCCTAGAAGCGCCATCTCCCGACAACCTTTGCCTAGCAGGGAAGCTGCCTGGCTCTGTGTTCCCATCTTCCTCCAGAGCTGTGCctgatttttcttcctattcCCCTAAAATGGTTCTCTTTCTCTCCTACCCTCCCAAACTTTTTGCCTCTTGAGTGAGCCCCAGGCAGGCACTGCAAGGCaagttgctgtttgctatctgtCCTGGCTCTCACATAGAGCTAGTAAGAGACCCAATGACTTGTCCAGCTGGGCTCGGTACTGTCCAGGTCTCAGGTGCTCAGGGAACCCAACATGGGAGCCGAGTCGCCTTgggcaggcagcctggggggttGCTAACCGCAGTCTGCAGAGCCCCCCTGGGCGGGGGGAGTGAGAGCGGTCACTGCATTTCAGTGTTGGAGCAGCAAAGCTGGCGATGGGAGAGGAGGTGAGGCATGAACCCTGTCGTCCCCCGCCCAGCGAAGAGCCTCCAACGCTGTTCCAAGGCTGTTTCCTCGTCAGCACCCTTTCCCAAGGGGCTCCCCGCCCGGCCGGCAGCGGATCGCCCGGCCGCGGTGCGGTGCCCTTTCCTCTGCtgccccccggcggcccccggcgcgctgccggcggcgcggcccgcagccgctgccctgctccgcccgagcagcgccggccccgccgcctccctcctgcccttcttccttcccttcccttcccttcccttcccttcccttcccttcccttcctgcttcctgcttcctgcttcctgcttcctgcttcccccttcccccttctctccccccggCTGCAGCTGCGGTGGGGCCGCGCCGCAGCCTTGCTGTTTGTGCAGGCAGGCTCGGCCCTTTCCTTCTGGCAGCCTTTTGGAAATCAGGCAGTTCAGCAGTGGGGTGTCTGCCTGACTGTGTGCCGGACTCCAGGAGACATACCTGTCTTGTGGAAAAGGgccagtgttttcattttcccGGTGAAGTTGCAGCATAAGGATTCAGTCTGTCCTGCAGAGTGGAGGCTGCAATGAAGCTAACCTAAAAGCTTTTGACTGTTTGCAGTGCATTTCATTTGCTCCATTGTACTGAGCAGGGAGATAGGCATCTTTTTAACAGCAATCGAAATCTCTGGGCAAATCCTAATCAGTTGTGAGTTATTCTTTTGCTAACGTAGCCCCTGCTTTGGCTAAGAAAGTATCCATGCAGGCTTCCTTAAAGATGAATGGAAGGAGTAAAAGGAAGCAAATTCATGAACCACACTTGgtttcacttttcagcagagTGCCTGAAATCAGTGGTGTATTTTGAAAAGCCCCTCTCCCAGGTGGAGACGATCTTTTTGCACCAGTCATTGCATGCTGAGTTCTGTCTCTCTTCAACTATTAGATGCTGTCCATTAAAACATTGATTTGGCCCATTTGATTCTATGAATATGATTTAAAAGAGGAGGCATTTTGGTCAAGAGTTGGCAGCATGTTCTGTCTCCTTATCCACCGACTAGTCAGTGCCAGTGCTGGTTTTCCACTGAGCCAGCGGGTCCCTTACTCCTTACACGGAAGGTCCTCCAGGAGTTTTTTGGTCCTGACTTGCTACCCtctttgtgtgtttgtgtctgtgcaGGCCTTTTTATGTAATAGACCAAGGATGCTGAGTTGAGTAAGTCTCCGATGCTCCATAAAGCGTTCCCACCAAGTAGACAGGACTTGCTGTAGCATATAGAGGTGGGGCATTGCCCTTCTCTTAAAACAAGCAAGGCTGAACTAAGGATAATTACTAATAGTGGGGCACTGGTGTGCCTTCTGGTGAAGCCATGTAGCTCCATGGACGAAACTCCCCTTGACTTCTACAGAGATAGGCTAGCAAATAAAAACGATTGGGTCAATGTGTGATGTGATATACTGGAATATACTGCAATGGGTAGGGGAAAATCCAATTTGATGGTGAAGTAACCCAGCCTAAGCAACACAGGAAAGTTACTATGACAAGAGtaacatggggggaaaaaagagaaaaagcacatgGGAACttataaatatgtgtatatatacatatatatatatatgttgtgaGCGTATGCCGGATCTCTTCTCCAAAGTGCTCACTGCAAGTAAGAGGAAGAAGCAATCTCTATTTTGATCATAAACACTTTACAGCCGGTAATTTTCATGATCAGCATTTAGAACAGTGGGATCCTAATCCATTTAACTTCAGCCTTTACAAAACAACAATTACAGTTCGCCTCTGTACTCCTCTCTGGacacattcagaaaaataacagccctggagaaaaaaatatcactgTGAGGCTCTCACTTTTCTAACTTCCTTACCATTCCTCTGGGCATGTTTCAGCTCCTCACCAAAGATGTGAAGCAGCGGCTGGGATGTCAAGGGGAAGGtgcaacagaagtgaagagaCACCCCTTTTTCAAGAGCATGAATTTCAAGCGGTTAGAAGCAGGAATGCTGGATCCTCCCTTTGTCCCCGATGTGAGTACAATGGAAAGAACACCCACTGGCCTGTTAcagatttatttctaaaataacatCCCTTTCTTAGAGCTGTCTTCTATGGGTAGCAGCCATAGGACGATGTGACAAGCAGTGGAGCAGGAGTGGGGAGGCtgtcaggaggaggagagctgctgtgtagacatgcatgtgcatgcaggATGGGTGGGCCTGTAGTTACGGTGTTAACCTGGGACTTGATTCATTCTCACTTGCTTTACTGCAGTCTTCCTGTGTGATGTTAGAAACACCACCCGATCTGTTCATGCCTCAGTTCACAAACTTATCCATAGGAGTAATGCGATCCGAACCAGATGGTACTCAGAAAAATCAGCAATGAAAGCCAAATATACAGATCTAGatacatagatatatacacaGAGGTGAGACCAGAATTAAGAAGACCAAAGTTCTGTGGAACTGAGGAATGGACTGCTCGTTATGAAAGCAGGCACTCTTTGCAGAAAGTCCAAACCAAGTTCAGGTATCAAGCATCACCTAGGACAGAGTGCTTGGACCTGAGATAGCATTTTGGTCTTGTTAGTGTTCATGGGAAGTGGAACCTCCTTCCTCACGTTTACGCACCAGTCTTGCACATACTGAAAATCTTGGTTGCATTGGCAGTAACAAAACTTTCCACCCCTTTGTGGCATAGGTCTCTATCCCAGTGCACAGAATTACCTGGTTATTTTCCTCCTGGAGGCCTGTCTTTCTGGGGAGGCCTTCTATCCTTAAAGTTTCCATATGGCTCTAAGTAAACACTGCCATTTTAACATATTAACGGAAGTAACATCTTGGCAGCTTTTGTTCACATTGCTGTGAACTCTACCAAACCAAAGTGGTTTGAAAGCTACAAAAGTTTACTTTAGCTGCTCTGGCGTTGCTTTACATTTTACTATGAGGCCTAGTTATTCCTGCCAATTAGCCCATGGTGTTATGACCTGCTTCAGTGGGACGAAACAGGAGACAAGCTACTATTTCTTTCTGATGTAGAAAATTAGAAAATTCTGGGCTCAAATCTGGGATTTGCCAGAGTGTATTAAAAGCTTAACTGTGGCATGTAAGGACTAGAAGGCACCTCTTATAGATGTATTTGCTAAAGCAGAGGCACATAAATTTTTATGGCTATTTCTTGGGAACTCGAGGGCCGTCCCTAAGTTAAATTACTCGGCACTTCATCCGTAGGTTTCCAAGTCTTTACTGAAGTCAGCTGAATCACCCAAAGCTATATAGGCAGTGGCAGAGGTCGTAATCCAACCCATGCCGCTCCATCCTCTTCTAGATTATTCTGTCTCCACAAGAATTTTGTGGACTGCAGCCATCATGGGTGTGGAGGGCTGCAGCCTCCAGCAAGTCTTCCGGCAGGCATGAGTTTGGTTGGTTTGGTCACACTGCTCAGTTCTAGATAAAATACTGCATGGTGGGACCCCTGGGTTTAGAGCCATGTTACCATGCAAAGAGAGCAAAATTCAACGTATGCCTGAGTtctgcaggtttgggcagtcccACCAGCTGCCCCTCAGGTACTCCTGTGCCTGAAAGGCGTAACTTTGTGTTGCCGATGGGAACTCTCTAGGCATGCACATAGCCACACTAACTATAACGATAACTCGGGATAAGTATTTCTGCTTCTTGTGGTTGACTGCTGGAATACAAGCTAAAAGTGGAGTCACTGCAGAGTCCTGCCTGTCATCCCAGAAAATTAAGTAGTTTAAAAAAGGTAAAGATATTTGACTATTTGTTTGAAGAAATGCAGCCAAGTTAAGAGAGTTAATAGAGGTGATCCTGGacagcttccagcagctgagctattaataaaaacaatggaaaaatgccaaacctcttctgttttccttagcAATTAGTATACATTCCTTTAAAGTTTCAAGCTGCAAAACCCACAGCTATCTGAGCAGAATGACAGTTCTATTCGAGGTACCATTTCAGAGTCATCTCCAGTGTGTCATTCAtaagcatttccatttttctcttgttccCTCTCTAAAAGAGAAGACtgctgaaatactgatttttgttttttactctttCTGTCCTTATTCCCTTACCTCTTAGCCATATGCTACATGGATGACTAAAACCCACTTTGCGTGGATGCTTTAAGGACTTCAAAGTAGGATGCTTAACAAGCTTAAAGCCAAGTCAGCCTTTGATGATAAACATCCGGGCAGAGCAAGTCTAGAAAAGCAGGCTGCAAATAGTCACTTGTTGTTAGGCATTCTCACTTGACTGAATCCGTGAATAAAAAAGCACATGGTcagattcagaaatattttttctcctgctgttttttcttttcctgctgagaTAGCCCAGAGCAGTATATTGCAAGGATGTGTTAGACATCGAGCAATTCTCCACAGTGAAAGGAGTAAACCTGGACCAAACAGATGATGATTTCTATTCCAAGTTTTCCACAGGATCAGTCTCTATTCCGTGGCAAAATGAGGTAAGGATGTATCATAGTAAAATTACCCCAATAAAACCCCTAACACAGATGGTTTAAGAGGAGCTGTACCTTTCCAGTAATATATAGCTACCGGCTAACTTGCCAGACTCTAATGCTTTCATAAGTTACAAATGGACTCTTTCAAGATGTATAATGTACCACAGATGTCAAGTTCAGGTGACTGTATCTTTTGGCTCTGCATCGTTGTGTAAATTGGCAAGGATCCTACTGTACTTCCTTCTCCTGAATTTCCACAGTGGCATTTTGACAACAGCTCTGGAGAACTTCCGCAGGAGGGATGGCAATCTCAGTGTGAGCCTCCTCCACTTGTGATCCTGATCTCATCCGTTGTTTTGTATCTGCAGTGGGTCCCAGCTGCACCAGTTGACTCTGGATCTTGAACTGCTCCAGGGTTTTCGGTCTTGGGTCTTTGCTATCAGAACAGAGCCAGATGCTGAGTTCATAGTCCAAGTGTGGATCAAACGCCAGATCCCCTTTGGTGGAGCGTTGCTAATAACTGGGATTTTGTGAGTGTGCCTGTCTTTACCTAATATTTTccagcaaaaaagaagaaaagaatagaaagCTTTATCAGGCAACTTCTTATTAGAAGTCTTATTAGCACCAATGTGCAAACATACAGAGTAGACTTAGCCTCTCTTTTTCCTATATCCCATTTACCTTCTGTAGCCACCAACAGGAATTCAGCTGTTAACTCTCCTAACACATTGCCAAGCTGTTAATAGCGGCTGATGATCCTGATCCTGACTCTGAACAACCAACCTAGCACTACTGGAGTATATTTAATGCTGATggatcatttctttctttctttctttctttctgtctttctttcttactgtatttCACTAGATGATAGAAACAGAGTGTTTCAAAGAACTAAATGTGTTTGGACCAAATGGTACTATTTCACCAGACCTAAATAAAAGCTACCCCCCAGAGCCACCCAAGAAAGGATTGCTACAGAGAATATTTAAACGACAGGTGAGATCTTTTATGACTAACACGAGGAGCCTCCCGTAGTCTAGATGCCCAGTGTCACAGCCATGTTCTAGTGgtatttctgctggaaaaaaagacactatGTCTTAGAGAGAGCTGGCTGTCACAGTTCCCTGGTAATTCCCTGACTAATACTGCATGTCCCAGGTTTCCCATCTACCTCTTGTGATTTTTTACCACTAGAAGTCCCAGGATTATTCATCACATTTGTTTTCAGCGCTTGAAAACTTCCCACACAGACTATTTTTCAGTGGTCTGCTAGGTTTTTTattaaacacattttgaaaatggtTATATGTTTCTGATAAGTTCCTGTAAAAACATTTgatttatgcatttaaaaaaaatgaaaatgtaaaagttGAGTGACATAGTCAAGGCAAGAAACCAAGCCCCTGGAGAGGGGAGTAGACCAGAGAATACATGACATACAGCTTTCATGAGGCACCATGATACCATTTGCAAATTCAGATAACATTCTTAGATCAATGTATTTGTGTAGGGTTAAAGCGATGCCTAAGCATTAGCAGGTATCCTCTGCATTAGTCAGATTTAGCAGATACTGACGTTTTACAGTGTATTGAGTTGACTCCTGGAGCTTGATTGTGTCATCTTCTCTGCATTTCTCAAGAACTCCCATGGTCCTCCTGACCTAGACAGAGTACAGGTAAGAAAGTGAAGGCATATTTTCCATCCAGGGATGTTCAAACACAAATCTTGCAGTACAGTTAGTACAATATGACCATAAAATGAGCAATGTTGGGTAAAAAAATGTTGTGAGTCTGATTTgttattgttttcttctttctacagCATCAGAACAATTCGAGGAGTTCTCCAAATTCAAAGGCCAGTTTAAATCACCACATAAATTCAAATCATGTAAGTTCAAACTCCACTGGAAGCAGCTAGTTCCAGCTGAGTTTTTTGAAACAACATGTTGCATCCTTCCACTATAATCTATGGAGCTTCTACGGAGGAGAGAGCATCCACCGTtgagtgaagagaaaaaaaggatctCCCCAAAATGGAGATTTTCTGTCCATTCCTTTCGGTGGAGCCTCACATTTCAAGAAGAAATTTCCACTCAGGTCTGTTTTTGGAGGTGGCACTCAAGACTGTGTGAATCAAATTTGTCTGTTTAGAACATTGCAATAGAAATTCAATGAACATGACTACTTGCACGTATTTAAATAGCATCATGCTAGAACTGAATTTtgtctttgttatttttaaagaaaagttttgtaAATTTCTCTATTGTCTCAGTTTACATTTTGtacatttgtatttaaatgaaagtCAGACTTTGGAGGTGTATATTTTCCAAGCAGCAGCTGTAAAGCCATgtgttttaagactttttttaaaaagaaaaagaaatgtgattcaAGACTTCCAGAGCCTCAAATGAGAAATTCTTCTTTTTAGTAATTCTAGAAAATTATTCATATTCACTTTATCAGACTGGGTTTTATTGACATGCATTTTTATGGAACAGtttattcttaattattttaCGTTGGTATATTTGGTTTACAGCAACACTGCATACATTTCTCCACTTCATTAATTTGTAATGTTTCACATTAAATGCTAAAAGATACTGATAAGGCTTTGATGCATTCAAGAATATGACTTGCTATGCCTAAGGTTTGTGATGTCATGGGACCAGCACAGCTGAGATTGGCACTTACTTATGCTGTTAGATCATCATAAATTTTTTGGTTTGAAAGGGAACCCTGTTTTAAGCCCTTTTCCTTCACTGTTTTTTGTGCTGTTTCTagtgagagaaagaacaaaattgaATGAGAGGTGACCAGGAAAGCAACTGATCATTTGTTTTTCAAGGACTTGAAACTTGCACCCACTGAAATAAGAGCAAAATTTTAAGTGATTTCAGTGTTACAGTCAGAAGTTCAAGGCATTTCCACAGTTGCTCATATCCAGCAGGTAGCAAGAGAGAAATTCAGTAGTCTGTTTTGTGCTGACCATGAGATTCATGTCAGCTTTCTAGAGCTGAGCTATGGAGGTTCAGAATGGGATCTGACCTGCTTATGTCACATcacatctatttttattttacttgtctCCATTTTTGAGCAGTAGTAGAACCTGTAGGTTGTGTCTGCACTTAGGGTTCTTTTATGTGTGAAGTGTCATGTCAAACACACCATGTCTCATCCCCTCAATTAAGACCTCAACTTAATTGAATAAAATGTCAATTATGAAATAATAGCTCCCACTTTTGGTTCCATCATTCTTTGTCCAGGATCCTTTAACCATTGTGGAAAACATTCTTCCCGCTAGTATAAACAGGATCAGTAGCAGTACCTCAGGCACCAAAGTTATGGTCTTCTCAAGTATACTAGTATCTATTATTAAGAATGCCAGATCAGATATAAAATATCATTGCTTCCCTTCAAGAGGAATTGGAAAAACTTTGTCCCCCAAGTGCAGACAAGGTCTACATAGTCCAAAGTGTTCTGTAAAACAGGTTGGTTCACCATGCTCTTTACAACGCTGGCTAGACAGGACTGATCATTTTACACTTTTGTGTCAATAAGGAACATCTGATGGTCAGCCTGGTGTGTCTAAAACTCTGTTAGCTAATAGTGCAGCTATCCCTGGGCACAAGGAAGCACTGTTCCAGCAGAAGTCTAAGTAGGTGAAATTCATTAGACTGTCACATATATGTTCTCTCTGGCCAGtgcagaaaggaagaagatgCAGGTTAGTAGTGGCAAAGCTGTGAATGAGAAAGTGACATGAATTACTAAAACAGCTTGAGGTCATGAGGGGGGAGAAA
This window contains:
- the LOC135323563 gene encoding G protein-coupled receptor kinase 5-like, producing MQRLWSTFSFTVLKSISFCVFTQLLQLLTKDVKQRLGCQGEGATEVKRHPFFKSMNFKRLEAGMLDPPFVPDPRAVYCKDVLDIEQFSTVKGVNLDQTDDDFYSKFSTGSVSIPWQNEMIETECFKELNVFGPNGTISPDLNKSYPPEPPKKGLLQRIFKRQHQNNSRSSPNSKASLNHHINSNHVSSNSTGSS